The following proteins are co-located in the Manihot esculenta cultivar AM560-2 chromosome 9, M.esculenta_v8, whole genome shotgun sequence genome:
- the LOC110623562 gene encoding transcription factor MYB92, producing MMGKSSPFEDENGLKKGPWTPEEDKKLIDYIQEHGHGSWRALPKLAGLNRCGKSCRLRWTNYLRPDIKRGKFSEEEEQIIINLHAVLGNKWSAIAQNLPGRTDNEIKNFWNTHLKKKLLQMGIDPVTHRPRTDLNLLSNLQQLLAAANLSNLMNNVYWDNGLRPLQNNNTDTTQLAKLQLLNNMILQFLSSSSSPFPNMEAAATNILGPNSVYEYLTMISQLEGLLSSGAGQAPAGYNSLSPQDLSRFLPSFPNVETQQPPVCDEYHPMKDSKVGCNGNGQLGCDSYGVSASNSPLPPLVSASPDDHHHCPTMNQTESCNRINPNDTSNPSSTSTTFEAWGDLMDDEASDTYWREIIDQASSQPWPLS from the exons ATGATGGGGAAATCTTCACCATTTGAGGACGAGAATGGTCTGAAGAAAGGACCATGGACGCCAGAAGAAGATAAAAAGCTGATTGATTACATTCAGGAACATGGTCATGGAAGTTGGAGAGCTCTTCCAAAGCTTGCTGGTTTGAATAGATGTGGAAAAAGTTGCAGGCTTCGATGGACTAATTATCTCAGGCCTGATATAAAGAGAGGAAAATTCTCTGAAGAAGAAGAGCAAATTATCATCAACCTCCATGCAGTCCTCGGAAACAA GTGGTCGGCAATAGCACAGAATCTGCCAGGGAGAACCGACAACGAAATCAAGAACTTTTGGAACACTCACCTGAAGAAAAAGCTTCTGCAAATGGGAATCGACCCAGTAACTCACAGGCCAAGAACCGACCTCAATCTCCTTTCAAACCTGCAACAATTGCTTGCTGCTGCTAATTTAAGCAATCTGATGAATAATGTTTATTGGGACAATGGTCTCAGGCCACTGCAGAATAATAATACAGATACTACACAGCTAGCCAAACTCCAGCTCCTGAACAATATGATCCTGCAATTTCTAAGTAGCAGCAGCAGCCCATTTCCAAATATGGAAGCTGCAGCAACTAATATTCTCGGACCAAATTCTGTTTACGAGTACCTTACAATGATCTCTCAGCTTGAAGGACTGCTCAGCAGCGGCGCCGGCCAGGCTCCTGCAGGTTATAATTCTCTTTCTCCGCAGGATCTCAGTCGTTTCCTACCCAGTTTCCCAAATGTAGAAACCCAGCAACCGCCAGTATGTGATGAGTATCATCCCATGAAGGACTCTAAAGTTGGCTGCAACGGTAATGGCCAACTGGGTTGTGATTCTTATGGTGTCTCCGCCTCAAACTCACCACTGCCACCTCTGGTTTCCGCCTCACCTGATGATCATCATCACTGCCCAACAATGAATCAAACAGAAAGCTGCAACAGGATCAACCCAAACGATACTTCTAACCCTTCTTCAACTTCAACCACGTTTGAAGCTTGGGGTGATCTTATGGATGATGAAGCAAGTGATACTTACTGGAGAGAGATAATTGA CCAAGCATCTTCTCAGCCATGGCCATTGTCATAA